In Pseudoalteromonas sp. MM1, a single window of DNA contains:
- a CDS encoding isopenicillin N synthase family oxygenase gives MQLPTVDYKAPDAAAQFVESLRNTGFGVLKNHPIPQSLVESIYEKWQDFFNSEQKHDFLFSKETQDGYFPPSVSEVAKGFTVKDIKEYFHVYPKGRVPAQLEADVREYYRLANEFAATLLSWVQAEAPADVRAKFSIDLKDMIADSEQTLLRILHYPPMTGDEEPGAIRAAAHGDINLLTVLPASNEPGLQVQKTDGGWLDVPCDFGSLIINIGDMLQEASGGYFPSTIHRVINPTGKASTKSRISLPLFLHPRPDVVLSERYTADSYLQERLRELGVK, from the coding sequence ATGCAATTACCTACTGTTGATTATAAAGCTCCCGATGCGGCTGCTCAATTTGTTGAATCGTTAAGAAACACCGGTTTTGGTGTATTAAAAAATCACCCAATCCCGCAATCTTTAGTTGAGTCTATTTACGAAAAGTGGCAAGACTTTTTTAACTCAGAGCAAAAGCACGACTTTTTATTTTCTAAAGAAACACAAGACGGCTATTTTCCGCCTTCTGTATCTGAGGTAGCTAAAGGCTTTACAGTAAAAGACATTAAAGAGTACTTTCATGTTTACCCTAAAGGCCGTGTTCCAGCGCAGCTTGAAGCTGACGTACGTGAGTACTACCGCTTAGCTAACGAATTTGCAGCAACGCTTTTAAGCTGGGTTCAAGCAGAGGCACCAGCCGATGTACGTGCTAAGTTTTCTATTGATTTAAAAGACATGATTGCTGATTCTGAGCAAACATTGCTACGTATTTTGCATTACCCACCAATGACGGGTGACGAAGAGCCAGGTGCTATTCGCGCTGCAGCACATGGTGACATTAACTTATTAACTGTATTACCGGCGTCGAACGAGCCTGGTTTACAAGTTCAAAAAACCGATGGTGGTTGGTTAGACGTACCGTGTGATTTTGGCAGTTTAATTATTAATATTGGTGACATGCTACAAGAAGCGTCGGGTGGATATTTCCCATCGACTATTCACCGTGTAATTAACCCAACGGGTAAAGCGTCGACTAAGTCGCGTATTTCTTTACCGCTGTTTTTACACCCACGTCCTGATGTTGTGCTTTCTGAGCGCTACACTGCAGACAGCTACCTACAAGAGCGTTTACGCGAACTAGGTGTTAAATAA
- a CDS encoding alpha/beta hydrolase yields the protein MRDKLAVLSIFLLIILSFSGYAKSSSNNSSTALNMPLKITQPTNGALCNSQAKCPVVIVISNFGVSNSDYTFVSKAFNQRGYLSVVMANEFNGALWNYRDKMGLSVRYENWQRAVNTVKTVIEQLTILYPKYDFSELTLLGHSNGGDISVLFATIHPDKVHTVVTLANRRMLLPRNKKIRTLTLRTDDAELDNRLLLSNVELKHYPVKQITIANASKDDMHDGGPKWLVERISKEVELFLDYPF from the coding sequence ATGCGAGATAAATTAGCTGTTTTAAGTATATTTTTGCTGATCATACTAAGCTTTTCAGGTTATGCAAAAAGTAGCAGTAATAACAGCTCTACTGCACTGAACATGCCTTTAAAAATAACGCAACCAACTAATGGTGCGTTATGTAACAGTCAGGCTAAATGTCCGGTTGTTATTGTCATTTCTAATTTTGGGGTAAGTAACAGTGATTATACATTTGTGAGTAAAGCATTTAATCAGCGTGGTTATTTGAGTGTTGTTATGGCAAATGAGTTTAATGGTGCACTTTGGAATTATCGCGATAAAATGGGTTTATCAGTACGGTATGAAAACTGGCAACGTGCTGTTAATACGGTTAAAACAGTTATCGAGCAACTTACTATTTTATACCCTAAATATGATTTTTCTGAGCTGACACTATTAGGGCATTCTAACGGAGGAGATATTTCTGTTTTGTTTGCGACAATTCACCCAGATAAAGTACATACCGTTGTTACATTAGCTAATCGGCGTATGCTTTTGCCACGTAATAAAAAAATACGAACTTTAACACTAAGAACTGATGATGCTGAATTAGATAACCGTTTACTTTTGAGCAATGTTGAATTGAAACATTACCCAGTTAAACAAATAACAATAGCAAATGCGAGTAAAGATGACATGCATGATGGTGGCCCTAAATGGTTGGTAGAGCGAATAAGTAAAGAAGTAGAATTATTTTTAGATTACCCCTTTTGA
- a CDS encoding alpha/beta hydrolase produces the protein MHKTIKKLLTLSAFSLSASLISPLSFAQIDVIVDQSRNRTIPINITLPNNSSKCSVHAKCPVAFVNAGYGISHNDYTFASKLFNAQGYLSIAVAHELKTDPALNRMQPYLTTRMENWHRGVVTLKFLVNQLSAQYPEYDFSQLTLFGHSNGGDISALYAAIYPNEVSQIITLDHRRMLISRNKNIRVLTLRGSDYPADANVLLNETELKNFPVSQVMIEKSRHNDMYDGGPIWLVQRMSKEMQAFLN, from the coding sequence ATGCATAAAACAATAAAAAAGCTACTAACATTAAGTGCATTTAGTCTAAGCGCGAGTTTAATATCACCATTAAGCTTTGCTCAAATTGATGTAATAGTGGATCAAAGCCGCAATCGAACCATCCCTATCAATATCACACTTCCAAATAACAGTAGTAAATGCAGCGTACACGCAAAGTGCCCTGTAGCATTTGTTAATGCGGGCTACGGCATTAGCCACAATGACTACACGTTTGCGAGTAAGCTATTTAATGCACAGGGTTATTTAAGCATTGCAGTCGCGCATGAGCTTAAAACCGACCCTGCGCTTAATCGTATGCAGCCTTACTTAACTACCCGCATGGAAAACTGGCATCGCGGTGTGGTAACACTTAAGTTTTTAGTTAATCAGCTCAGTGCGCAATACCCTGAGTATGACTTTTCTCAGCTGACGTTATTTGGGCACTCAAACGGCGGTGATATATCCGCTTTATACGCTGCAATCTACCCAAATGAAGTAAGCCAAATAATTACCCTCGACCACCGCCGCATGTTGATCTCACGTAATAAAAACATACGCGTGCTTACACTGCGTGGTAGTGATTATCCAGCCGATGCGAATGTTTTATTAAATGAAACAGAGCTTAAAAACTTCCCTGTTAGCCAAGTAATGATTGAAAAATCGCGCCATAACGATATGTATGATGGCGGGCCAATATGGCTGGTACAGAGAATGAGTAAAGAAATGCAGGCTTTTTTAAATTAA
- a CDS encoding DUF1801 domain-containing protein: MLTLKQLITIQTNAMTLKTKANQITLKQCLESIDSKRIEDTQTLLTLFEKVTGAKPVIWGKDIIGFDQYNYKYDCGRTGEWPITGFSPRKTKLSIYIMPGFGHPKIAALLNKLGKHSLGKSCLYVTRLENIDLAILEQIIAESVLIMKQTYPKN, from the coding sequence GTGCTAACCTTAAAGCAGCTAATAACAATACAAACCAACGCGATGACATTAAAAACTAAAGCAAACCAAATAACGCTTAAGCAATGCCTAGAAAGTATAGATTCAAAGCGTATTGAAGACACACAAACCTTACTAACCCTGTTTGAAAAAGTCACAGGGGCAAAGCCTGTTATATGGGGTAAAGATATTATAGGGTTTGACCAATACAACTATAAGTACGACTGCGGCCGCACAGGTGAATGGCCAATTACGGGGTTTTCACCGCGCAAAACTAAGCTTTCTATTTATATTATGCCTGGCTTTGGTCACCCCAAAATAGCGGCATTATTAAATAAGCTTGGTAAACATAGCCTAGGTAAAAGCTGTTTGTACGTGACAAGATTGGAAAATATCGATTTAGCTATACTTGAGCAAATAATTGCTGAGTCGGTTTTAATTATGAAGCAAACTTACCCAAAAAATTAG
- a CDS encoding DUF72 domain-containing protein — protein MLYIGCPQWSSSAWKGNLFTRQCKNADMLSQYAQHFNSVEGNTSFYADPAPSTVLRWAQSVPDDFKFTFKFHRRFSHELALSNVQTELTDWLTLFAPLLEKTGQIMLQLPKAFGPNDLPKLTQFIDLLPKELNYGVEVRHSDFFKKGEAEIALNQLLMANNINRIAMDTRALFAVKPTTEALIDAQQKKPHLPVHAIATGSQPMARFVIADLQNDYQTFYKPWLSKVKQWLDEGKTPYVFFHTADNRESPLLARQFCEDLGYNHPVLNPFSGEKEAHQPTLF, from the coding sequence ATGTTATATATTGGATGCCCTCAGTGGTCGAGCAGCGCCTGGAAAGGCAACCTATTTACCCGCCAATGTAAAAACGCCGATATGCTAAGCCAATATGCCCAGCATTTTAACTCAGTAGAGGGCAACACCAGCTTTTATGCAGACCCAGCACCAAGCACAGTTTTACGCTGGGCACAGAGCGTACCCGATGACTTTAAATTTACGTTTAAATTTCATCGTCGTTTTAGCCACGAGCTTGCGCTTAGTAATGTACAAACAGAGCTTACCGATTGGCTGACGTTATTTGCACCTTTACTTGAAAAAACGGGGCAAATAATGCTGCAATTACCCAAAGCATTTGGTCCAAACGACTTACCTAAACTTACACAATTTATTGATTTATTACCTAAAGAGCTAAATTACGGGGTGGAAGTACGCCACAGCGATTTTTTTAAAAAAGGTGAGGCCGAAATAGCCCTTAATCAGCTATTAATGGCAAATAATATAAACCGTATTGCTATGGATACCCGTGCGCTGTTTGCAGTAAAGCCCACCACCGAAGCGTTAATAGATGCACAACAAAAAAAGCCGCACTTACCTGTACATGCAATAGCTACCGGTTCACAACCTATGGCGCGCTTTGTAATAGCCGATTTACAAAACGACTACCAAACCTTTTATAAGCCGTGGCTGAGTAAAGTAAAGCAATGGCTTGATGAGGGTAAAACCCCGTATGTGTTTTTTCATACCGCCGATAACCGTGAATCTCCACTACTCGCTAGGCAGTTTTGTGAAGACCTAGGGTATAATCACCCAGTATTAAATCCATTCAGCGGCGAAAAAGAAGCCCACCAGCCAACGCTTTTTTAA
- the aspS gene encoding aspartate--tRNA ligase codes for MRSIYCGQLNKTHVDQEVELCGWINKRRDLGGLIFVDLRDREGLVQVVFDPEVEGLMDTANKLRQEFCVQLKGVVRARPESQVNKDMATGEVEILGTELTIINRSEPLPLDFNQTNSEERRLKYRYLDLRRLEMSDRIKLRAKASSFVRRFLDDNGFLDIETPVLTKATPEGARDYLVPSRVHKGSFYALPQSPQLFKQLLMMSGFDRYYQIVKCFRDEDLRADRQPEFTQIDLETSFMSSDQVRGMTEKMIREMWQSLLDVDLGDFPIMPYSEAMSLYGSDKPDLRNPMKLVDVADLVKDVEFNVFSGPANDEKGRVAVLTVPGGAKLSRKQLDDYTKFIGIYGAKGMAWMKVNDRDAGAEGVQSPVAKFLNEEVITQLLERTNAQTGDIILFGADKRNVVNEAMGALRLKIGVDLEITNLDSWAPLWVVDFPMFEEDDEGTLHAVHHPFTAPKDISAAELEANPAAAISDAYDMVLNGYEVGGGSVRIHNADMQEAAFRILGIDAQEQQDKFGFLLDALKYGTPPHAGLAFGLDRLVMLLCGTDNIRDVIAFPKTTQASCLLTDAPSKANSDSLTELAISVVEKAIPSEE; via the coding sequence ATGCGCTCTATATATTGCGGACAGCTAAATAAAACTCACGTAGATCAAGAAGTTGAACTATGTGGCTGGATCAACAAACGACGTGACCTTGGTGGACTTATCTTTGTCGATTTACGCGATAGAGAAGGTTTAGTACAAGTTGTATTTGACCCAGAAGTTGAAGGACTAATGGATACCGCTAACAAACTTCGCCAAGAGTTTTGTGTGCAGTTAAAAGGGGTTGTACGTGCACGTCCAGAAAGCCAAGTAAATAAAGACATGGCAACCGGCGAAGTAGAAATTTTAGGTACTGAGCTAACTATTATTAACCGCTCTGAGCCGCTTCCGCTTGATTTTAATCAAACAAACTCTGAAGAGCGCCGCTTAAAGTACCGCTACTTAGATTTACGTCGCCTTGAAATGAGCGACCGTATTAAATTGCGCGCTAAAGCAAGCAGCTTTGTTCGTCGCTTTTTAGATGACAATGGCTTTTTAGACATTGAAACACCGGTACTTACAAAAGCAACACCAGAAGGTGCACGCGATTACTTAGTACCAAGCCGTGTTCATAAAGGTAGCTTTTACGCATTACCACAGTCGCCACAGTTGTTTAAGCAATTGTTGATGATGTCGGGTTTTGACCGTTACTACCAAATTGTTAAATGTTTCCGTGATGAAGATTTACGTGCCGATCGCCAACCTGAATTTACCCAAATAGATTTAGAAACCTCGTTCATGAGCTCTGATCAAGTACGTGGTATGACTGAAAAAATGATCCGTGAAATGTGGCAATCATTATTAGACGTTGATTTAGGCGATTTCCCAATCATGCCTTACTCTGAGGCAATGAGCCTATACGGTTCTGATAAGCCAGACTTACGTAACCCTATGAAGCTTGTTGATGTAGCTGATTTAGTAAAAGATGTAGAGTTTAACGTTTTTTCTGGCCCTGCTAATGACGAAAAAGGCCGCGTTGCTGTATTAACAGTACCAGGTGGCGCTAAGCTTTCGCGTAAGCAACTTGACGATTACACTAAGTTTATTGGTATTTACGGCGCTAAAGGCATGGCGTGGATGAAAGTGAACGACCGCGATGCAGGCGCTGAAGGCGTTCAATCTCCAGTGGCTAAGTTTTTAAACGAAGAGGTAATTACCCAGTTACTTGAGCGTACTAACGCACAAACGGGCGACATTATTTTATTCGGTGCCGATAAACGCAACGTTGTAAACGAAGCAATGGGCGCGCTTCGCTTGAAGATTGGTGTTGATTTAGAAATCACTAACCTTGATAGCTGGGCGCCACTTTGGGTTGTTGATTTCCCAATGTTTGAAGAAGATGACGAAGGCACGCTACATGCTGTGCATCATCCATTTACAGCGCCAAAAGATATTAGCGCAGCAGAGCTTGAAGCAAACCCAGCAGCGGCTATTTCTGATGCCTACGACATGGTATTAAACGGCTACGAAGTAGGTGGCGGTTCGGTACGTATTCATAATGCTGATATGCAAGAAGCCGCATTTAGAATTTTAGGTATTGATGCACAAGAGCAACAGGACAAGTTTGGCTTTTTACTTGATGCCCTTAAATACGGCACACCACCACATGCTGGTTTAGCTTTTGGCCTTGACCGCTTAGTTATGCTTTTATGTGGTACCGATAATATTCGTGACGTTATTGCGTTCCCTAAAACCACTCAAGCATCGTGCTTATTAACTGATGCGCCTAGCAAAGCGAATAGCGACTCGTTAACTGAGCTTGCAATCAGTGTGGTAGAAAAAGCAATTCCTAGCGAAGAGTAA
- a CDS encoding alpha/beta fold hydrolase has product MRQKVSFKSGDLELAGQLERPAGDVKFYALFAHCFTCGKDIAAATRISRALTQQGIAVLRFDFTGLGNSDGDFANSNFSSNIQDLVAAADHLRTHFDAPQLLIGHSLGGAAVLAAAEHIPEVSAITTIGAPSDAQHVTHNFEAHLEEINAAGEAKVSLAGREFTIKKQFIDDIAKYDKSHISKLKRALLVMHSPIDATVNISEAEKIYSSAKHPKSFISLDNADHLLSNKNDADYAATMIANWATRYVKYEQNSYSAKLENGKVLVEEKDHIFTQHVSTKDHTWLADEPLKVGGSNLGPDPYDHILAGLGACTSMTLRMYASLKKLPLDHVKVELEHTRDYYQDCNNGECTQNLEAITRKITLRGDLTEAQRQRLLEIADKCPVHKTLHNSPIVVSELVE; this is encoded by the coding sequence ATGCGACAAAAAGTATCTTTTAAAAGCGGCGATTTAGAACTTGCAGGCCAGCTTGAACGTCCAGCGGGCGATGTAAAGTTTTATGCTTTATTTGCACATTGCTTTACCTGTGGTAAAGATATTGCTGCCGCTACGCGCATAAGCCGCGCCCTTACCCAACAAGGTATTGCCGTACTGCGCTTTGACTTTACCGGCCTTGGCAATAGCGACGGCGACTTTGCCAACAGTAACTTTTCATCCAACATTCAAGATTTAGTGGCCGCAGCTGATCACCTGCGTACGCACTTTGATGCACCACAATTATTAATTGGCCACAGCTTAGGCGGCGCTGCCGTACTGGCTGCTGCAGAGCATATTCCTGAGGTATCGGCTATTACTACCATTGGCGCACCATCAGATGCACAACACGTTACACATAACTTTGAAGCCCATTTAGAGGAAATAAACGCTGCAGGCGAGGCTAAAGTGAGCTTAGCTGGTCGTGAATTTACTATTAAAAAGCAATTTATAGACGACATAGCAAAATACGATAAAAGCCATATTAGTAAACTAAAACGCGCCCTGTTAGTTATGCACTCGCCAATTGACGCCACAGTAAATATTTCTGAAGCCGAAAAAATTTACAGCAGTGCTAAGCACCCTAAAAGTTTTATTAGCCTAGATAACGCTGATCACCTACTAAGTAATAAAAACGATGCTGATTACGCCGCTACCATGATTGCAAACTGGGCTACCCGCTACGTTAAATATGAGCAAAATAGCTACAGCGCAAAATTAGAAAACGGCAAAGTACTGGTTGAAGAAAAAGACCATATATTTACTCAGCACGTCAGTACAAAAGATCATACGTGGCTTGCCGATGAGCCATTAAAGGTAGGTGGCAGTAATTTAGGCCCCGATCCTTACGACCATATACTCGCAGGCCTAGGCGCCTGTACCTCAATGACACTGCGTATGTACGCAAGTTTAAAAAAGCTGCCGCTTGATCATGTAAAAGTGGAACTTGAACACACCCGCGACTACTACCAAGATTGCAATAATGGCGAGTGCACGCAAAACCTTGAAGCCATCACCCGTAAAATTACCCTACGCGGCGATTTAACCGAAGCACAACGCCAACGCCTGCTAGAAATAGCCGATAAATGCCCAGTGCATAAAACCCTGCATAACAGCCCAATTGTAGTCAGTGAGTTAGTTGAGTAA